A single region of the Myxococcaceae bacterium JPH2 genome encodes:
- a CDS encoding RimK family alpha-L-glutamate ligase yields the protein MKITVLSRAASIPSTRRLVEAGRARGHRVRVLNPLRVQMLLDGRSATLFYDRKKLAPTDGVIPRIALSISTYGLAVVNQFGLARVPLVNHAQAIAQSRNKMRSLQLLSAHGISIPATVMARDAAHLKEMVGLVGGVPVLVKLLQGQEKHGVMVCESVQSLEAALEAVLGLGHNLVMQEYVKSTGQDVRVLVVGGNAVAAVRRRPRPGRLSHTLNKGARLEALELSPGQRAIAEKAARLVGLEVAAVDMLDVQGEPKVFEVNSSPSLPEMEVATGMDLADAIIARTEALIGGASPVSLPEPEVSPLLLPGRKGAGRPPKAGSGGG from the coding sequence ATGAAAATCACTGTCCTCTCGCGCGCTGCTTCCATCCCGTCCACTCGACGGCTCGTCGAGGCAGGGCGCGCACGAGGGCATCGGGTCCGTGTCCTCAATCCGCTGCGAGTCCAGATGCTGCTGGACGGCCGGAGCGCGACGCTCTTCTACGATCGGAAGAAGCTCGCCCCCACGGATGGCGTCATCCCGCGAATCGCCCTGTCCATCAGCACGTACGGGCTGGCGGTGGTGAACCAGTTCGGCCTCGCGCGAGTCCCGCTCGTCAACCACGCGCAGGCCATCGCGCAGTCGCGCAACAAGATGCGCTCGCTGCAGCTCCTGTCAGCGCATGGCATCAGCATCCCCGCCACGGTGATGGCCCGCGATGCCGCCCACCTCAAGGAGATGGTGGGGCTCGTGGGCGGTGTGCCCGTGCTGGTGAAGCTCCTCCAGGGCCAGGAGAAGCACGGCGTCATGGTCTGCGAGAGCGTTCAATCCCTGGAGGCGGCCTTGGAGGCGGTGCTCGGGCTGGGGCACAACCTCGTGATGCAGGAGTACGTGAAGAGCACGGGCCAGGATGTTCGCGTGCTGGTGGTCGGTGGCAACGCGGTCGCCGCGGTGCGCCGGCGTCCGAGGCCGGGGCGCCTGTCCCATACGCTCAACAAGGGGGCACGGCTCGAAGCGCTCGAGCTGTCGCCCGGGCAGCGAGCCATCGCAGAGAAGGCTGCTCGACTGGTGGGGCTGGAGGTGGCTGCCGTGGACATGCTGGACGTCCAGGGCGAGCCCAAGGTGTTCGAGGTGAACAGCTCGCCGTCACTGCCAGAGATGGAAGTGGCCACGGGCATGGACCTGGCGGACGCCATCATCGCGCGCACGGAGGCGCTGATTGGCGGAGCCTCGCCCGTGTCCCTGCCTGAGCCCGAGGTGTCCCCGCTGCTCCTTCCTGGGCGAAAGGGGGCCGGACGGCCTCCCAAGGCAGGGTCGGGTGGTGGCTGA